From a region of the Sminthopsis crassicaudata isolate SCR6 chromosome 6, ASM4859323v1, whole genome shotgun sequence genome:
- the LOC141546952 gene encoding olfactory receptor 5D13-like translates to MMIYDRNQSSPATFILLGFSEYPDIQILLFLIFLAIYVISVIGNVGMITIIAMNSKLHTPMYFFLKHLSFVDFCYSTVVVPKLLENLVAEGRAISFSACITQFFFFANCALTETFMLAMMAYDRFVAICNPLLYMVIMSHKRCALLMTAAYSWGLFFSLLFTYSLLVLSFCETNIIKNFVCDYSAILNAACSDKHFSELILSIFANFTMLSTLLVIISSYIFIFVTVMKMHSVRARYKAFSTCASHLTAVGVFYGTVLFLYCIPNTKSSWFTKNLASVFYAVVIPMLNPLIYSLRNSEVKEIIRKLINKK, encoded by the coding sequence ATGATGATCTATGACAGAAATCAGAGCTCTCCAGCCACATTCATTCTCTTGGGATTCTCTGAGTATCCAGATATTcagattcttctctttctcatatttttggcCATCTATGTGATCAGCGTAATAGGCAATGTTGGAATGATTACAATCATTGCTATGAACTCCAAGTTACACACtccaatgtattttttccttaaacacTTATCCTTTGTGGATTTCTGTTACTCCACTGTTGTTGTACCAAAGCTGCTAGAAAACTTAGTGGCAGAAGGTAGGGCAATATCTTTTTCTGCTTGCATCACACAATTCTTCTTTTTTGCTAACTGTGCTTTGACTGAAACCTTCATGTTGGCAATGATGGCATATGATCGCTTTGTGGCCATTTGTAATCCCCTTTTATATATGGTTATCATGTCTCACAAACGTTGTGCCCTTTTGATGACTGCAGCATACTCCTGgggtctatttttctctttactcttcACCTACTCTCTCCTTGTATTATCTTTTTGTGAGACTAACATCATTAAAAATTTTGTCTGTGACTACTCTGCCATACTCAATGCTGCCTGCTCTGATAAGCACTTTAGTGAGTTGATACTTTCTATATTTGCAAATTTTACTATGCTTAGCACACTCTTGGTCATAAtctcttcttatatttttatttttgtaactgtCATGAAAATGCATTCAGTTCGGGCAAGGTATAAAGCCTTCTCCACTTGTGCCTCTCATCTGACAGCTGTTGGAGTCTTCTATGGAACAGTCCTATTCCTCTACTGTATACCCAATACTAAAAGCTCCTGGTTCACCAAAAATTTGGCCTCTGTTTTTTATGCAGTGGTCATTCCCATGTTGAACCCCTTGATATACAGTCTAAGGAACAGTgaagtaaaagaaataatcaggaagttaataaacaaaaaatga